In one window of Opitutus sp. GAS368 DNA:
- a CDS encoding CusA/CzcA family heavy metal efflux RND transporter codes for MINHIIRWSLHNRFIVLSAFVALCAWGVVALQRVPIDAIPDLSENQVIVYADWPGRSPQEVEDQVTYPLSSALQGLAGVKTVRATSMFGFSFLTVIFEDKIDPYFARTRVLERLNSLGALLPAEVAAKLGPDATGLGWVYQYYLKDESGTQDLGSLRALQDTFIHHQLAAVPGVAEIAGVGGFVRQWQVEVSALKLRQYGVTLGEVMDAVARSNRNVGGKTIEENGAEYIVRGLGLVHSAADLESIVLQPRGGTPLYVRDVATVRIGGDFRRGALDVNGREVVGGIVVMRYGENAWSVISAVKARIAAFTPGLPKGVTVEPFYDRSDLIGRAIDTLKHALTEEIILVTLAHIVFLFHFRSILIVTLPLPASILISFILMDRFGIPSHIMSLTGIAISIGVLVDAGIVMTENVIRHCERALEAKVGAVAPNGPRALEGKRPYPELTAKEVFDLTLEAATQVGRPMFFSMMVIILAFVPVFLLTGQEGKLFHPLAYTKSFALIGAVLLAVTAVPVFCTILVRGPFKPESENWLMKSLLRIYDPVLNWALGHRRTVLGLAASLLAVSAVIAFGLPRAINNRLPASIARHTSGFGSEFMPTLEEGSLLFMPVLLPATSLTEVQRIMSWQDKVISQTPEVASVGGKLGRSDSATDPAPVEMIETTIMLKPTNQWRPGMTKAKIIEELSAKLMNVPGYVPGFLQPIENRILMTSTGIRAQVGVKIFGDNLDALQAKAFEVQRIIEQIQGATGVAPSRVLGKPYLEIAVRRPDLGRYGLRVEDVLSYVEAGLGGTTVGTTLKGRERWPLSVRLEAADRADLDRIGELPLTTPSGAVVQLRQVADIKRVVGPSEIQSENGRLRVFVQANVGDRDLGGFVDEIKARVSRDVTLDPGMTVEYSGQYEQQIRARQTLLYVFPAVILIIFVLLVMTFRSIPEAAHVLLAVPFALTGGVLLQAALGFNFSVAVWVGYIALFGTAIQTGVIMVVYLEEAVAKKRAELGGRLTHAALIAAIKEGARLRLRPKVMTVATTVASLLPIFWSQRTGVEIMQPLAAPVIGGMLSSLVHILVVTPVIFAWLREREVTTPAI; via the coding sequence ATGATCAACCACATCATCCGCTGGTCGCTGCACAACCGGTTCATCGTGCTGAGCGCGTTCGTCGCGCTCTGCGCGTGGGGCGTGGTCGCCTTGCAGCGCGTGCCCATCGACGCCATCCCCGACCTGTCGGAAAACCAGGTCATCGTCTACGCCGACTGGCCGGGCCGCAGCCCGCAGGAGGTCGAGGACCAGGTCACCTACCCACTGAGCTCCGCCCTGCAGGGCCTGGCCGGCGTGAAAACCGTCCGCGCCACCTCGATGTTCGGCTTCTCGTTCCTCACCGTCATCTTTGAGGACAAGATCGACCCCTACTTCGCCCGCACCCGCGTGCTCGAGCGGCTCAACTCCCTCGGCGCCCTGCTGCCTGCCGAGGTCGCCGCCAAGCTCGGGCCCGACGCCACCGGCCTCGGCTGGGTCTACCAATATTACCTGAAGGACGAGTCCGGCACGCAGGACCTCGGCTCGCTCCGCGCGCTGCAGGACACCTTTATCCACCACCAGCTCGCGGCCGTGCCGGGCGTGGCCGAGATTGCCGGCGTCGGCGGCTTCGTCCGCCAGTGGCAGGTCGAGGTGTCCGCCCTCAAGCTCCGGCAATACGGCGTCACGCTCGGCGAGGTGATGGACGCCGTCGCCCGGAGCAACCGCAATGTCGGCGGCAAGACCATCGAGGAGAACGGCGCCGAATATATCGTGCGCGGCCTCGGCCTCGTGCACAGCGCCGCCGACCTCGAGTCCATCGTGCTCCAGCCGCGTGGCGGCACGCCGCTTTACGTGCGCGACGTCGCCACGGTCCGCATCGGCGGCGATTTCCGCCGCGGCGCGCTCGACGTCAACGGCCGCGAGGTCGTCGGCGGCATCGTGGTCATGCGCTACGGCGAGAACGCCTGGTCGGTCATCTCGGCCGTAAAGGCCCGCATCGCGGCCTTCACCCCGGGTCTGCCCAAGGGCGTGACCGTCGAGCCGTTCTACGATCGCAGCGATCTGATCGGCCGCGCCATCGACACGCTGAAGCACGCGCTCACCGAGGAGATCATCCTCGTGACGCTCGCGCACATCGTGTTCCTGTTTCACTTCCGCAGCATCCTGATCGTCACGCTGCCGCTGCCGGCCTCCATCCTGATCTCGTTCATCCTGATGGACCGGTTCGGCATCCCGTCGCACATCATGTCGCTCACCGGCATCGCCATCTCGATCGGCGTGCTGGTGGACGCCGGCATCGTGATGACGGAAAATGTCATCCGCCACTGCGAGCGCGCCCTCGAGGCCAAGGTAGGGGCCGTTGCCCCCAACGGCCCAAGGGCGCTTGAGGGCAAGCGCCCCTACCCCGAACTCACCGCGAAGGAGGTCTTCGACCTCACCCTGGAGGCCGCCACCCAGGTCGGCCGGCCGATGTTTTTCTCGATGATGGTCATCATCCTCGCCTTCGTGCCGGTGTTCCTGCTCACCGGGCAGGAGGGCAAGCTGTTCCATCCCCTCGCCTACACCAAATCCTTCGCGCTGATCGGCGCCGTGCTGCTGGCGGTCACCGCCGTGCCCGTGTTCTGCACCATCCTCGTGCGCGGACCGTTCAAGCCTGAGAGCGAGAACTGGCTCATGAAGTCCCTGCTGCGGATCTACGACCCCGTGCTCAACTGGGCGCTGGGCCACCGCCGGACCGTGCTCGGCCTGGCCGCGTCGCTGCTCGCCGTGTCGGCCGTCATCGCCTTCGGCCTGCCGCGCGCCATCAACAACCGCCTGCCTGCGTCGATCGCCCGCCATACGTCGGGCTTCGGCAGTGAGTTCATGCCGACGCTGGAGGAGGGTTCGCTGCTCTTCATGCCCGTGCTGCTGCCGGCCACCTCGCTGACCGAGGTGCAGCGCATCATGAGCTGGCAGGACAAGGTCATCAGCCAGACACCCGAGGTCGCATCCGTCGGCGGCAAGCTCGGCCGCTCCGACTCCGCCACCGACCCGGCGCCGGTCGAGATGATCGAGACCACCATCATGCTGAAACCCACCAATCAGTGGCGCCCGGGCATGACCAAGGCAAAGATCATTGAGGAACTCTCCGCCAAGCTCATGAACGTCCCCGGCTACGTGCCGGGCTTCCTCCAGCCGATCGAGAACCGCATTTTGATGACGAGCACCGGCATCCGGGCGCAGGTCGGCGTGAAGATCTTCGGCGACAACCTCGACGCGCTCCAGGCCAAGGCCTTCGAGGTCCAGCGCATCATCGAGCAGATCCAGGGCGCCACCGGCGTCGCGCCGTCACGCGTGCTGGGCAAGCCCTACCTCGAGATCGCCGTGCGCCGCCCCGACCTCGGTCGTTACGGCCTGCGCGTCGAGGACGTCCTCAGCTACGTCGAAGCCGGCCTCGGCGGCACAACCGTCGGCACCACCCTCAAGGGCCGCGAACGCTGGCCGCTGTCGGTGCGCCTCGAGGCGGCGGACCGCGCCGATCTCGACCGCATCGGCGAACTGCCCCTGACCACGCCATCCGGCGCCGTCGTGCAGCTGCGCCAGGTGGCCGACATCAAACGCGTCGTCGGCCCGAGCGAAATCCAGAGCGAAAACGGCCGCCTGCGCGTCTTCGTGCAGGCCAACGTCGGCGACCGCGATCTCGGCGGCTTCGTCGACGAGATCAAGGCGCGCGTCAGCCGGGATGTGACGCTCGATCCGGGCATGACCGTGGAATATTCCGGTCAATACGAGCAGCAGATCCGTGCCCGGCAGACGCTGCTCTACGTTTTCCCCGCCGTGATCCTGATCATCTTCGTGCTGCTCGTGATGACCTTCCGGTCGATCCCGGAGGCCGCGCATGTGCTGCTCGCCGTGCCGTTCGCCCTCACCGGCGGCGTGCTGCTGCAGGCCGCGCTCGGCTTCAACTTCAGCGTGGCGGTCTGGGTCGGCTACATCGCCCTCTTCGGCACCGCCATCCAGACGGGCGTTATCATGGTCGTCTACCTGGAGGAGGCCGTGGCGAAGAAACGCGCCGAACTCGGCGGCCGGCTGACGCACGCCGCGCTCATCGCCGCCATCAAGGAAGGCGCCCGCCTCCGCCTGCGCCCCAAGGTCATGACGGTCGCCACCACGGTGGCCTCGCTCCTGCCCATCTTCTGGAGCCAGCGCACCGGCGTGGAGATCATGCAGCCGCTGGCGGCCCCGGTCATCGGCGGCATGCTCTCCAGCCTCGTCCACATCCTCGTCGTCACGCCCGTCATTTTCGCGTGGCTCCGGGAACGCGAGGTCACCACCCCCGCCATTTAG
- a CDS encoding copper-translocating P-type ATPase, producing the protein MKSSPSHPPGEHPHHHDPGVQPAKDAKYYCPMCEGVVADQPGDCPKCGMALERNPAWVAPAADRTIYTCPMHPQIEQDHPGACPICGMALEPKTATAEDAAEENAELRDMTRRLWIGTALALPVFLLAMVHLIPAYSHLASGPLSRWAQLLLSTPVVLWAGWPFFVRGARSLRSGYWNMFTLIALGVGAAWLYSLVAFFLPGWFPANMQGHGGVDLYFEAAAVIIVLVLVGQVLELRARARTSSAIKALLNLAPPTAIRLDGSAEAEIPLAEVHAGDRLRVRPGARVPVDGVIEEGSSSIDESMITGESLPVEKTLGDRVTGGTVNGTGGFVFRADKVGADSLLARIVHMVADAQRSRAPIQGLVDRVAAIFVPAVLASAVLTFLVWFFAGPEPRLAYAIVNSVAVLIIACPCALGLATPMSIMVGVGRGAQEGVLVKNAESLELLGKVSWLVVDKTGTLTEGRPTLTDVIPAEGLDEAGLLTLAATVERASEHPLAAAIVRGSEARKLTLPLISDFRSVTAGGVAGRVNGRAVLVGKVKFLAAEGIEVPASLTARAATLQAEGKTVLFAAVDGRAAGLLAVADPIKESTPEAITLLHQLGVKLVMATGDNRATAGSVARKLGLDEFEAEVEPADKIKRVKALQVGGARVAMAGDGVNDAPALAAADVGIAMGTGTDVAMESAGITLVKGDLRGIAKAIRLSRATMGNIRQNLFFAFIYNALGVPLAAGVLFPSFGLLLNPMIAGLAMAFSSVSVITNALRLHRLRL; encoded by the coding sequence ATGAAATCTTCACCCTCGCACCCACCCGGCGAACACCCGCATCACCACGACCCCGGCGTTCAGCCGGCTAAGGACGCGAAATACTACTGCCCGATGTGCGAGGGCGTGGTTGCGGACCAGCCCGGCGACTGCCCCAAGTGCGGCATGGCCCTCGAGCGGAACCCCGCCTGGGTCGCACCCGCCGCGGACAGGACGATCTACACCTGCCCGATGCATCCGCAGATCGAGCAGGATCACCCCGGCGCGTGCCCGATCTGCGGCATGGCCCTGGAACCGAAAACCGCGACCGCGGAAGATGCGGCGGAGGAGAATGCCGAGCTGCGCGACATGACGCGCCGGCTCTGGATCGGCACGGCCCTGGCCCTGCCGGTTTTCCTGCTCGCGATGGTCCACCTGATTCCGGCTTACAGCCATCTGGCCAGCGGCCCGCTCAGCCGTTGGGCGCAGCTCCTCCTCTCCACCCCCGTCGTGCTCTGGGCCGGCTGGCCGTTCTTCGTGCGCGGGGCCAGGTCCCTGCGCTCGGGCTACTGGAACATGTTTACCCTGATCGCGCTCGGTGTCGGCGCCGCCTGGCTCTACAGCCTCGTCGCGTTCTTCCTGCCCGGGTGGTTCCCGGCCAACATGCAAGGCCACGGCGGGGTGGATCTCTATTTCGAGGCCGCGGCCGTCATCATCGTGCTCGTGCTGGTTGGACAGGTGCTAGAACTCCGCGCCCGGGCCCGCACTTCGAGCGCGATCAAGGCGCTGCTGAATCTCGCCCCGCCCACGGCCATTCGCCTCGACGGTTCCGCCGAGGCAGAAATCCCCCTCGCCGAGGTACACGCCGGCGACCGGCTGCGCGTCCGGCCCGGCGCGCGCGTGCCGGTTGATGGCGTCATCGAGGAAGGCTCGTCCTCCATTGATGAGTCCATGATCACGGGCGAGTCTCTGCCGGTGGAAAAAACGCTCGGTGACCGCGTGACCGGCGGCACGGTCAACGGCACCGGCGGGTTCGTCTTCCGTGCGGACAAGGTCGGCGCCGATTCCCTGCTGGCCCGCATCGTGCACATGGTCGCCGACGCCCAGCGCAGCCGCGCGCCGATCCAAGGTCTGGTGGACCGCGTCGCCGCGATCTTCGTGCCCGCCGTGCTCGCCAGCGCCGTGCTCACCTTTCTGGTCTGGTTTTTTGCCGGCCCCGAGCCGCGGCTGGCCTATGCCATCGTCAATTCGGTCGCCGTGCTCATCATCGCCTGCCCCTGCGCCCTCGGCCTCGCCACGCCGATGTCCATCATGGTCGGGGTCGGCCGCGGCGCCCAGGAGGGCGTGCTCGTGAAGAACGCCGAGTCGCTCGAGTTGCTGGGCAAGGTCTCGTGGCTGGTCGTGGACAAGACCGGCACGCTCACCGAGGGCCGCCCGACCCTGACGGACGTGATTCCGGCGGAGGGCCTGGACGAGGCCGGCCTGCTCACCCTTGCCGCGACTGTTGAGCGCGCTTCCGAGCACCCGCTAGCCGCCGCGATCGTGCGCGGCTCCGAGGCGCGCAAGCTCACGCTGCCACTCATTTCCGATTTTCGGTCAGTCACTGCCGGAGGCGTCGCCGGCCGTGTGAACGGCCGCGCCGTGCTGGTCGGCAAGGTCAAGTTCCTCGCCGCCGAGGGTATCGAAGTGCCGGCCTCGCTCACCGCGCGGGCCGCAACGCTGCAGGCCGAGGGCAAGACCGTGCTCTTCGCCGCGGTGGACGGCCGGGCCGCCGGCCTGCTGGCCGTGGCCGATCCGATCAAGGAATCCACCCCCGAGGCCATCACCCTGCTGCATCAACTCGGCGTCAAGCTCGTCATGGCCACGGGGGACAACCGCGCGACGGCCGGCAGCGTCGCCCGGAAGCTGGGTCTCGACGAATTCGAAGCCGAGGTCGAACCCGCCGACAAGATCAAGCGGGTCAAGGCTCTCCAAGTCGGCGGCGCGCGCGTCGCCATGGCCGGCGACGGCGTCAACGACGCCCCCGCCCTCGCCGCGGCCGACGTCGGCATCGCCATGGGCACCGGCACCGACGTCGCGATGGAAAGCGCGGGTATCACCCTCGTGAAAGGCGACCTCCGCGGCATCGCCAAGGCGATCCGCCTCTCCCGCGCCACGATGGGCAACATCCGGCAGAACTTGTTCTTCGCCTTCATTTACAATGCCCTCGGCGTCCCGCTCGCCGCGGGCGTGCTCTTCCCGTCCTTCGGCCTCCTGCTCAACCCGATGATCGCGGGCCTGGCGATGGCCTTCAGCAGCGTCTCGGTCATCACCAACGCCCTACGCCTGCACCGCCTGCGACTCTGA
- a CDS encoding LppY/LpqO family protein, whose protein sequence is MYSRFFLCFALLVATAAAAPLDSARIEQLTGLKGSFNPAKDVFKVTYPRGDIGAKVEGRALAPFMGFTSWAAFKAGGKAEAMVMGDLVLQEDEVNPALSAALGAGLEVTALHNHFLFDSPKVYYMHIGGDGPVETLAGGVKTTLAAVAAVRASSPVPAHDFGHGMLPAENTIDTTALAVVFGQPGQVKDGMAKWVWGREVTMDCGCEVGADMGVNTWAAFAGTPADAVVMGDFIVKESELTAVLKSLRHDGVYIAAIHHHMLGETPRMIFLHYYGRGPAAQLAQAVKTALGLTH, encoded by the coding sequence ATGTACTCACGCTTCTTTCTGTGTTTCGCCCTGCTGGTTGCAACCGCCGCGGCCGCGCCCTTGGACAGTGCCCGCATCGAGCAGCTCACCGGCCTGAAGGGCTCGTTCAACCCGGCCAAGGATGTCTTCAAGGTCACCTATCCGCGCGGCGACATCGGCGCCAAGGTGGAGGGCCGGGCGCTGGCGCCGTTCATGGGCTTCACCTCGTGGGCGGCCTTCAAGGCCGGCGGGAAGGCCGAGGCGATGGTGATGGGCGACCTCGTGCTGCAGGAGGACGAGGTCAATCCGGCGCTGAGTGCGGCCTTGGGCGCGGGCCTGGAGGTCACGGCGCTGCACAACCACTTTCTCTTCGATTCGCCGAAGGTCTATTACATGCACATCGGCGGCGACGGCCCGGTCGAGACGCTCGCCGGCGGCGTGAAGACCACGCTGGCCGCCGTGGCCGCGGTGCGGGCGTCGTCCCCGGTGCCCGCGCATGATTTCGGGCACGGCATGCTGCCGGCCGAGAACACCATCGATACCACCGCGCTGGCGGTGGTTTTCGGTCAGCCCGGCCAGGTGAAGGACGGCATGGCCAAGTGGGTCTGGGGCCGCGAGGTGACGATGGACTGCGGTTGCGAGGTCGGGGCTGACATGGGCGTCAACACCTGGGCCGCCTTTGCCGGCACTCCGGCCGATGCCGTGGTCATGGGCGATTTCATCGTGAAGGAAAGCGAGCTCACGGCCGTGCTCAAGTCGCTGCGGCACGACGGCGTCTACATCGCCGCCATCCACCACCACATGCTCGGCGAGACACCCCGGATGATCTTCCTGCATTACTACGGCCGCGGGCCCGCCGCCCAGCTGGCGCAGGCGGTCAAGACCGCCCTCGGCCTGACGCACTGA
- a CDS encoding class I SAM-dependent methyltransferase yields the protein MKLRESGMPPQDFWETLFDVPRILDAFGFGPDTAEVVELGCGYGTFTLPLARRIGGTVHTLDIDAAMVALTAQRAAEAGLANIKAVTRDVLAAGFGRPAGSCAAALLFNILHAEEPVALLRAAREVVRPGGLVAVIHWRSDIPTPRGPSLDIRPHPEKITAWAPEAGLAVEGTSFDLPPWHFGLKLRRA from the coding sequence ATGAAACTTCGCGAAAGCGGCATGCCGCCGCAGGATTTCTGGGAAACGCTGTTCGATGTGCCGCGCATCCTCGACGCGTTCGGTTTTGGCCCGGACACCGCCGAGGTGGTGGAACTCGGCTGCGGTTATGGCACGTTCACCCTGCCGCTGGCCCGGCGCATCGGCGGCACCGTGCACACGCTTGATATCGACGCCGCCATGGTGGCCCTCACCGCCCAACGAGCCGCCGAAGCCGGACTGGCCAACATCAAGGCGGTAACTCGCGATGTGCTGGCCGCCGGCTTTGGCCGACCCGCGGGCTCATGCGCGGCCGCGCTTCTGTTCAACATCCTGCACGCCGAGGAACCCGTCGCCCTGCTGCGCGCCGCCCGCGAGGTGGTGCGGCCCGGTGGTCTCGTGGCCGTCATTCACTGGCGCAGCGATATTCCCACCCCTCGGGGCCCGTCCCTCGACATCCGGCCCCACCCGGAAAAGATCACGGCATGGGCGCCTGAAGCGGGGCTCGCGGTTGAGGGCACCAGCTTCGATCTGCCGCCCTGGCATTTCGGCCTGAAGCTTCGTCGGGCCTGA
- a CDS encoding DUF1653 domain-containing protein, protein MRDAPPKPAEPRPGLYRHYKDNPYRVVGLALHSETREWLVVYEALYGDGGLFVRPAAMFTETVEVGGRRLPRFARVGD, encoded by the coding sequence ATGCGAGACGCCCCGCCCAAGCCCGCCGAGCCCCGGCCCGGGCTTTACCGCCACTACAAGGACAACCCGTATCGCGTGGTCGGCCTGGCGCTGCACAGCGAGACGCGCGAGTGGCTCGTGGTCTACGAGGCACTCTATGGCGACGGCGGGCTCTTCGTCCGCCCGGCGGCGATGTTCACCGAGACGGTGGAAGTGGGCGGCAGGCGCCTGCCGCGGTTCGCGCGGGTCGGGGACTGA
- the chrA gene encoding chromate efflux transporter encodes MSEIPAAPAVHPSFKEALCFWLKLGFISFGGPTGQIAIMHTELVEKKRWIGEERFLHALNYCMLLPGPEAQQLAIYCGWLLHRTWGGLAAGILFVLPSVFILWGLSFVYVAYGNLPWLAAIFAGLKPAVLAIVAAAVLRIGSKALKNAIMWSLAALAFVAIFFFHAPFPVIIITAALIGGLGGLRWEKIFNVVKGHGAKSAGDRGAVIDDTHAAPAHTKPSLLRGVRVLAVGLVLWWLPVLLAGLATGRSGTLVQESLFFSKAALVTFGGAYAVLPYVAQQAVENFHWLTAPQMLDGLGLAETTPGPLIMVLQFVGFLGGWNHPGALSPLLAATLGAALTTWVTFVPCFIWIFLGAPYLEQLRHQTKLTCALSAVTAAVVGVVLNLAVWFGLHVILPAGGGVDWFVAVVAVVAFVALQRFKAGLIPVVLAGAGLGLLKHLLI; translated from the coding sequence ATGTCCGAAATACCCGCCGCACCCGCTGTCCACCCGAGCTTCAAGGAAGCCCTGTGCTTCTGGCTGAAGCTCGGCTTCATCAGCTTCGGCGGGCCGACGGGCCAGATCGCCATCATGCACACCGAGCTGGTCGAGAAGAAGCGCTGGATCGGCGAGGAGCGCTTCCTGCACGCACTCAACTACTGCATGCTTTTGCCCGGCCCCGAGGCGCAGCAGCTCGCGATCTATTGCGGCTGGCTCCTCCACCGCACCTGGGGCGGCCTCGCCGCCGGCATCCTCTTCGTGCTGCCCTCGGTTTTCATCCTGTGGGGACTCAGCTTCGTCTATGTCGCCTACGGCAACCTGCCCTGGCTCGCCGCCATCTTCGCCGGGCTGAAGCCCGCCGTGCTGGCCATCGTCGCCGCGGCCGTGCTGCGCATCGGGTCGAAGGCGCTGAAGAACGCCATCATGTGGTCGCTCGCCGCGCTGGCCTTCGTCGCGATCTTCTTCTTTCACGCGCCGTTCCCCGTGATCATCATCACCGCCGCACTCATCGGCGGGCTCGGCGGACTTCGCTGGGAAAAGATCTTCAACGTCGTCAAGGGACATGGCGCGAAGTCTGCGGGCGACCGCGGCGCCGTGATCGATGACACCCACGCCGCACCGGCGCACACCAAGCCGTCCCTGCTGCGCGGCGTCCGCGTGCTGGCCGTCGGCCTCGTGCTGTGGTGGCTGCCCGTGCTGCTCGCCGGCCTCGCGACGGGCCGGTCGGGCACGCTGGTGCAGGAGAGCCTGTTCTTCAGCAAGGCCGCCCTGGTCACCTTCGGCGGCGCTTATGCCGTGCTGCCTTATGTCGCGCAACAGGCTGTGGAGAACTTCCACTGGCTGACGGCCCCGCAGATGCTCGACGGCCTCGGCCTCGCCGAGACGACCCCGGGGCCGCTGATCATGGTGCTGCAGTTCGTGGGCTTCCTCGGAGGCTGGAATCACCCGGGCGCCCTGTCGCCGCTCCTCGCGGCCACGCTCGGCGCGGCGCTGACCACCTGGGTGACCTTCGTCCCGTGTTTCATCTGGATCTTCCTCGGCGCCCCCTACCTCGAGCAGCTGCGCCACCAGACCAAGCTCACCTGCGCGCTGTCGGCCGTCACCGCTGCGGTCGTCGGTGTCGTCCTCAACCTGGCGGTCTGGTTCGGACTGCATGTGATCCTGCCGGCCGGTGGCGGGGTGGACTGGTTTGTAGCCGTGGTCGCGGTGGTCGCCTTCGTCGCCCTGCAGCGTTTCAAGGCCGGCCTCATTCCGGTCGTCCTCGCCGGCGCCGGTCTTGGCCTGTTGAAGCACCTGTTGATCTGA
- a CDS encoding helix-turn-helix transcriptional regulator, translating into MKITNQATDETLLTELGGRLAEARLDKNFTQAQLATEAGVSKRTVERLESGQAGTQLAAFIRVCRVLGLVERLETLIPESAPSPMTQLKLGGRKRRRASTASASPSAVNDPAPPPTGAWTWGDKS; encoded by the coding sequence ATGAAGATAACCAATCAGGCAACCGATGAAACCCTGCTGACCGAGTTGGGCGGCCGCTTGGCTGAAGCCCGGCTGGATAAAAACTTCACGCAGGCGCAGCTCGCCACAGAAGCCGGCGTTTCGAAACGTACGGTCGAGCGCCTGGAGTCGGGCCAGGCCGGCACGCAGCTCGCCGCCTTCATCCGCGTCTGCCGGGTGCTGGGCTTGGTCGAGCGCCTGGAAACCCTGATCCCCGAATCCGCGCCCAGCCCGATGACGCAGTTGAAACTGGGCGGCCGGAAACGGCGGCGCGCCTCCACCGCGTCCGCCTCGCCATCCGCCGTCAACGACCCCGCCCCTCCTCCCACCGGTGCCTGGACCTGGGGTGACAAGTCATGA
- a CDS encoding HipA domain-containing protein, producing MSTIAEVRLWGRRIGAVSLEDGGGHADFQYDPAFARSGIEVSPLTMPLGDRVYRFPELPLNTFHGLPGLLADSLPDKFGNTLIDAWLAAQGRTPASFNAVERLCYTGARGMGALEFAPAAGPRAATAHKIEIDALVELASEVLAQRADLKATFADPERKAALNDILRIGTSAGGARAKAVIAWNAQTNEVRSGQVAAGHGFGCWLLKFDGVSGNRDKELDDPKGYGAIEFAYSLMARAAGIAMSECRLLEENGRRHFMTRRFDRLEGGQKLHMQSLCALAHYDFNSAGAFAYEQAFLAIRQLGLPMESVEEQFRRMAFNITARNQDDHVKNIAFLMDKAGRWSLSPAFDVSYSYNPAGAWTDRHQMTLNGKRDGFTLADFQACAKTALMKRGRAEAILGEVRAAVTRWPEFAEQAKVAVPWRDRINGHLRLSLPDA from the coding sequence ATGAGCACCATCGCCGAGGTCCGGCTCTGGGGCCGCCGCATCGGCGCCGTGTCGCTGGAGGACGGGGGCGGGCACGCGGATTTCCAGTATGACCCGGCCTTCGCGCGGAGCGGCATCGAGGTATCGCCGCTGACCATGCCGCTCGGGGATCGCGTCTACCGTTTCCCGGAACTGCCGCTCAATACCTTTCACGGTCTGCCCGGCCTGCTCGCGGACTCGCTGCCGGACAAGTTCGGGAACACGCTGATCGACGCCTGGCTCGCCGCGCAGGGCCGGACGCCGGCGAGTTTCAACGCGGTGGAGCGTCTCTGCTACACGGGCGCCCGCGGCATGGGCGCGCTGGAGTTCGCCCCGGCGGCCGGCCCGCGGGCCGCCACGGCGCACAAGATCGAGATCGACGCGCTGGTGGAGCTCGCCTCCGAGGTGCTGGCGCAGCGCGCGGACCTGAAGGCGACCTTCGCCGATCCCGAGCGGAAAGCCGCGCTCAACGACATCCTGCGCATCGGCACCTCCGCCGGCGGCGCGCGCGCCAAGGCCGTCATCGCGTGGAACGCGCAGACGAACGAGGTGCGCTCCGGCCAGGTCGCGGCCGGCCACGGTTTCGGCTGCTGGCTGCTGAAATTCGACGGCGTCTCCGGCAACCGCGACAAGGAGCTGGACGACCCCAAGGGTTACGGCGCCATCGAGTTCGCCTACTCGCTGATGGCGCGCGCGGCCGGCATCGCGATGAGCGAGTGCCGCCTCCTCGAGGAGAACGGGCGCCGGCATTTCATGACGCGCCGCTTCGACCGGCTCGAGGGCGGGCAAAAGCTGCACATGCAGTCGCTCTGCGCGCTCGCCCACTATGATTTCAACTCGGCCGGCGCCTTCGCCTACGAACAGGCCTTCCTCGCCATCCGCCAGCTGGGCCTGCCGATGGAGTCCGTCGAGGAGCAGTTCCGCCGGATGGCCTTCAACATCACCGCGCGCAACCAGGACGACCACGTGAAGAACATCGCCTTCCTCATGGACAAGGCCGGCCGCTGGTCGCTCTCCCCCGCGTTCGACGTGAGCTACAGCTACAACCCCGCCGGCGCCTGGACCGACCGCCACCAGATGACGCTCAACGGCAAGCGCGACGGCTTCACGCTGGCCGACTTCCAGGCCTGCGCGAAAACCGCCCTGATGAAACGCGGTCGCGCCGAGGCGATCCTCGGGGAGGTCCGCGCCGCCGTGACCCGCTGGCCGGAATTCGCCGAACAGGCCAAGGTCGCGGTCCCGTGGCGCGACCGGATCAACGGCCACCTGCGGCTGTCATTGCCGGACGCCTGA
- a CDS encoding UPF0158 family protein: MIPTVKLTDLTDALDMIPEESGAWLDRETGRVVIVHAEVISAVEKAGDNAVPDLASDWLEDELPDARGICAGGGRYLALPDKFDFHEYRHMEHFIGTVADAMAADQLWRAIKGKGAFRHFKDTAHRLGLLDAWYRHRDAALNRFMLDWATVHQVPVDQTPRRTGPD, translated from the coding sequence ATGATACCGACCGTCAAACTCACCGATCTGACCGATGCCCTCGACATGATTCCGGAAGAGTCGGGCGCATGGTTGGATCGGGAAACCGGCCGTGTCGTCATCGTTCATGCCGAGGTGATCAGCGCCGTCGAAAAGGCGGGCGATAACGCCGTGCCCGACCTCGCATCGGACTGGCTGGAGGACGAGCTGCCGGATGCCCGGGGAATCTGCGCCGGTGGCGGACGGTATCTCGCCCTGCCGGACAAGTTCGACTTCCACGAATACCGGCACATGGAGCATTTCATCGGCACGGTCGCGGATGCCATGGCCGCCGATCAGCTCTGGCGCGCCATCAAGGGCAAGGGCGCCTTCCGCCATTTCAAGGACACCGCCCACCGGCTCGGTTTGCTCGACGCCTGGTATCGCCACCGCGACGCAGCCCTGAACCGCTTTATGCTCGACTGGGCCACAGTCCATCAGGTGCCGGTGGATCAGACGCCCCGCAGGACCGGGCCGGATTAA